Sequence from the Cuniculiplasma divulgatum genome:
CCGATGCAAGGATCCTTTCCATTGCCATAGTGACGCACAACAGGGAGGTAAAGCTCCGGAAACTGATCAACTCAATACTGGAATCGCAGCAGATTGTTTCCAGGCTGTCAGAGATCGTAATAGTTGATGATTCCCAACGCAGGACAGAACTCGGTTCTGATTTTCCAGGTGTCATTGATTATGTGTGGGTTCCTGATCGTATATTTATAACCAGGGCGAAGAATATTGCATGGAGAAGGACAACAGCACCACTTATCCTGTTCATAGATGATGATAACATTGTCAACAGCGATTCTGTACTGCACCTTCTGGATATAATGCAGGAATATCCGGGAATTGGTGCAGTGATGCCTTCAGTGGCTTATCTCAACCATCCGTCACGCATATGGGTTTATTCAGCGCCATTTCGTCAGGGCAGATGGTCCATGAACCTTATGGGAAGAAATACAATTGAAAATGTGATTCCGGATAAGGATCTGCTGGATACGGATGCTCTTCCCAATGCTTTCATTATAAGACGGTCAGTCCTGATCTCCATACGGGGATTTGATGAGGAATTCATTTACAACAATTCATGTGATTTATGCCAGAGGATCAAGGAATACGGGTTTGAAGTGTACGCCTCCACAGTGTCAAGATTCTACCACGATGTCCCCCCTCCTGACCGGAAGGGGTACTGGGCGGATCATGTTGCTGCTGACATTAAAAGAGCATTTCCTGAATCCAGAGACTGGACTCTTCTGATGAGAAAGTTGCATGGGATTAACAGTATTCGATCTCCATTACTTTACCTGCATTTCATAATCTGGGTGCTTCAGGTTGATCTGGGCATGCTGTTGATGAGGCTCTCTTCAAGAGAATTCATCAGGATCAATTTCAGCTTCCTGAAAGGTTTTATTTTCGGAGTAAAAATGAAGGTCTCCAAATTTTACAGAACATAGAATGCAGATTATGGCATAATACACGAAACAGGGTAA
This genomic interval carries:
- a CDS encoding glycosyltransferase, with the protein product MKSDELCLPSTSSEPGASLPDARILSIAIVTHNREVKLRKLINSILESQQIVSRLSEIVIVDDSQRRTELGSDFPGVIDYVWVPDRIFITRAKNIAWRRTTAPLILFIDDDNIVNSDSVLHLLDIMQEYPGIGAVMPSVAYLNHPSRIWVYSAPFRQGRWSMNLMGRNTIENVIPDKDLLDTDALPNAFIIRRSVLISIRGFDEEFIYNNSCDLCQRIKEYGFEVYASTVSRFYHDVPPPDRKGYWADHVAADIKRAFPESRDWTLLMRKLHGINSIRSPLLYLHFIIWVLQVDLGMLLMRLSSREFIRINFSFLKGFIFGVKMKVSKFYRT